A portion of the Desulfobacterales bacterium genome contains these proteins:
- a CDS encoding helix-turn-helix transcriptional regulator → MKSFGKALKKARTAKRVTLRILSEHVGKSVGYLSDIENNRKRPPVLDIVEKMEECLGVYDGTLVALASQIRKKIPKEWTDRIMLTPKLSEALLRADEDLTDKEFDDLMNYFKEIKKKREDG, encoded by the coding sequence ATGAAAAGCTTTGGTAAAGCACTCAAAAAAGCAAGAACGGCCAAGAGAGTCACTTTGCGCATCCTTAGTGAGCATGTCGGCAAATCGGTTGGTTATTTATCAGACATCGAAAATAACAGAAAAAGGCCTCCGGTGCTGGATATTGTCGAGAAGATGGAGGAATGCTTGGGGGTTTATGATGGAACTTTAGTTGCTTTGGCATCACAGATAAGAAAAAAAATCCCTAAAGAATGGACTGACCGAATCATGCTGACACCTAAACTGTCTGAAGCGTTACTCAGGGCCGATGAAGATCTTACTGATAAAGAATTTGACGACTTGATGAATTATTTCAAAGAGATCAAAAAAAAGAGGGAGGATGGATAA
- a CDS encoding ImmA/IrrE family metallo-endopeptidase, with amino-acid sequence MARKIVAANPRSGRDIDASANRININFQPITLKQPAPFNVESFFEFDLENISGVKPDYGNLPYGIYGITDSEKMTCVISSEMMDDPFQMKFARSTIAHEIAHVLTHVPEFRKKRAILRSIHDNDHMSLRLHREENVPIYRNPEWQAWRYAGALLMPESTFRTAVKDGANEGDLSELFQVNRAFVRTRARALKINIL; translated from the coding sequence TTGGCACGAAAAATTGTTGCTGCAAATCCCAGAAGCGGCCGCGACATCGATGCTTCGGCAAATAGAATTAATATAAATTTCCAGCCTATTACATTAAAACAGCCTGCTCCATTTAATGTAGAATCTTTTTTTGAATTTGATCTCGAAAACATTAGCGGTGTTAAACCGGATTATGGAAATCTTCCTTACGGAATTTATGGCATAACGGATTCCGAAAAGATGACATGCGTAATCTCATCTGAAATGATGGATGATCCTTTTCAAATGAAATTTGCTAGGTCAACAATTGCTCATGAGATTGCTCATGTTTTGACACATGTGCCTGAATTCAGAAAAAAAAGAGCCATTTTAAGATCTATCCACGATAATGATCACATGTCTTTACGTCTGCATAGGGAAGAGAATGTGCCGATTTACAGAAATCCCGAGTGGCAGGCTTGGAGGTACGCTGGTGCACTTTTGATGCCGGAATCCACTTTTAGAACAGCTGTAAAAGACGGTGCTAATGAAGGGGATCTGTCAGAACTTTTTCAGGTCAATCGTGCTTTTGTCCGTACAAGGGCGAGGGCTTTAAAAATTAATATTTTATAA